Genomic window (Melioribacteraceae bacterium):
GTTGGCGCTGCTGTCGGGGTATCAAAAGATACTTTTGAACGTGTTGAAGCGTTAGTAGCTGCACATGTTGATGTTATAACCGTTGATACTGCCCACGGTCATTCTGAAGGGGTAATAAAAACTATTAAAGAAATTAGAAGGAAGTACAAAAATTTACAGCTGATAGCTGGTAATATTGTAACAAAAGAAGCAGCAATTGAATTAGTAAATGCGGGTGTTGACGCTGTAAAAGTAGGTATTGGTGCCGGTTCTATTTGTACAACAAGAATTGTAGCCGGAGTAGGGGTTCCACAAGTAAGCGCTGTAATTGAAGTTGCAAATGCATTGAAAGGAAAGAATATACCGGTTATTTCAGATGGTGGTATTAAGCAAACTGGAGATGTGGCAAAAGCAATTGCCGCCGGTGCTGATACTGTAATGATGGGAGGAATGCTTGCTGGGGTTGATGAAACTCCGGGAGAAAAAGTATTATTTGAAGGGAGAAGTTTTAAAGTATATCGTGGAATGGGTTCACTCGGTGCCATGAAGCAGGGAAGCAGTGATCGATATTTCCAAGATATGGAAGAGGATATTAAAAAATTAGTTCCCGAAGGAATTGAAGGAAGAGTACCTTACAAAGGCTCTCTTGCGGATACAATTTATCAGTTCGTTGGTGGATTGCGCGCAGCGATGGGTTATTGTGGCGCTAAAACAATTACTGATTTTAAAACAAAGTCAAGATTTGTAAAAATTTCTAGTGCTGGATTGAGAGAAAGTCATCCACACGATGTATTTATTACTGAAGAGGCTCCTAATTACCAAATTTCGAAAAAATACTAATCCGGTTTAAAAATGTTTAAAGTTCTTGTTCTTGCTTATTACTATCCTCCTTTGAGCTTAAGTGGTGTCCAGAGGACCCTAAAATTTACCAAGTACATGTCTCAATTTAATTGGGAACCAACGGTTATCACTACCGGAAATGTCGCATATTTTGCTCATGATCTAAATATGCTAAAAGAAGCGGAAGATGCTAATATTAGAATAATTCGAACTGAAGCTTTTGATATAAATGCCATTATGGGTAAAAAATTTGAAACCGTTACGATGCCAAGGGAATTCGTAAGAAAAACTCTTTCTAGTATTAGTAAAGCAATATTTATCCCGGATAATAAAAAATCGTGGGCCAAGAAAGCATACAAAGTTGCCTCGGAATTATTGCGAAATGAAAAATTTGATATTATTTATACATCGGTTCCTCCATATTCAAGTTTTCTGACAGCCGCTAAATTAAAAAAGGAATTTAACATCCCTTTGTTTGTGGATTACAGAGATTTGTGGTTTAATTCGCAGTTCTCATTTTATCCAACACCATATCATAGAATTAAGCATAAAAAATTGGAGTACAACGCACTTCGAACCGCTGATAAAGTAGTTACAATTAATAGAAGAATTAAAGAGAAAATGCTCCTTACTTACCCCTTTCTTTCCTATAATGATGTACTTATTATCCCTCATGGATTTGATCAAGATGACTTTGATAAGAATTCAGCTATTCCAAGAAATTCAACAAAAATGAGAATAACATATTCGGGTATTTTTTATGATGCTATTACTCCCGAATATTTTATAAAAGCATTTAAAAAACTGTCTGTAGAAAGACCTGATATCGCAGCAAATATTGAATTGGAATTTATTGGACTTCTTAGAAAAGAGTATAAGAGGTTGATTGCTGAACTGGGGCTGGGAGAATATGTAATTGACAACGGTTACTTGGAGCACGATCAAGTTATAAGACGGTTAAAATCGACTGATGTACTTTGGTTTATGATTGGGAAAATGAAGAGTGGTGATACTATCTCTACAAGTAAACTTTATGAGTATATCGGAACTAGAAAACCAATTCTTGGCTGCATACCTGAAGGAGCAGCATCACATGCTCTCCAAGAATATCAAGCTTCGTTTATTGTCGATCCTTACGATATAGATGCGATAAAAAATGAGTTAGTTAAAATCAATGACTTATTTAGAAATAATAAGTTACCGGTTCCACCGGATGATGTGGTTGATAAGTATGATAGAAAAAATTTGACTGAGCAACTGACTAAAGCTTTACAATTTTTTGTGAAGGAATAACTATGAATATTTTACTGATTGGATCCGGAGGAAGGGAACACGCAATCGCATTAAAACTTACTGAATCAAAATCAGTGAAAAAGTTATATTGTGCTCCGGGCAATCCTGGTATTTCAGAAATTGCTGAAATAGTGAATATCAATTTAAATGAGCATAAAAACTTGATCGATTTTTGTAACAATTACCAAATTGATCTAGTTGTGGTTGGACCCGAAAAACCATTAACAGATGGGATTGCTGATTCTTTAACACAAAACAACATTAAAGTATTTGGACCTACTAAATCTGCTGCGAGGATTGAAGGTGAAAAGTCTTTTGCCAAAAATTTAATGAAAAAGTATAATGTACCCACAGCAGATTTTATTGTCTTCAATAAAAATCAGAAAACTGAAGCGTTAAATTATTTGAAAGTTGGAAGTTACCCGATAGTAATTAAAGCAGATGGAATTGCGGCTGGTAAAGGTGTAATTATTGCTAAAGATTTCCATGAAGCAGAATCAGCAATCGTGGAATGTTTTGAGACTTCAACTTTTGGATCTGCGGGTGATACGATTGTGGTTGAAGAATTTATGGAGGGTGTAGAAGCATCGATTTTTGCAGTCTGCGATGGTAATGATTTTATTCTTCTTCCGGCAGCACAAGATCACAAAAGGATTTTTGACGGGGACAAAGGAAAGAATACCGGAGGTATGGGTGCGTATTCTCCAACTCCATTTGTAACTGATGAAGTATTGGAACAGACAGCTCAAATCATCATTAAACCGGTACTTAGGGCTTTGTCTGAACAAGGTTCACCGTTTATAGGATGTTTGTATGCCGGGCTTATGCTAACAAAAAATGGGATAAAAGTTGTTGAATTTAATTGCAGATTCGGCGATCCGGAAACACAGGTTGTGCTTCCACTTATAGAAGGAGACTTTGCAAGTTTGTTGTATAGCGCAGCATCAGGAAAAATTGAAAAGGATTTATGTAAATATAATGGGGGAGCAGCAATTTGTGTCGTCTTGGCTTCTGGAGGATATCCTGAAAATTATGTAAAAGGAAAAGAAATTGTTCTTAAAAGCGATTTAACTTACTCAACAAAGATTATCCATGCCGGCACAAAAATATCGGGAGATAAACTTGTTACCGATGGAGGAAGAGTGCTTAATGTAGTTACTAAAACAGAAGTAAATGATTTAAAGACTTGTAAAAAAATAGTTTATCAAGAAATACCTAAAATCTATTTTGAGGGAATGCAGTATAGAAAAGATATTTCCGATAAAGCATTTACTGTTATCCGGGAGGCCAATTAAATTTTCTTCCGGCCAATAAATGAATGTGTAGGTGATAGACTTCCTGTCCTGCGTCCGGCCCGGAATTAATAACCAATCTAAAACCACTTTCTGTCAAATTCAATTCTTTTGCAATTTTATTTGCTGCGTCGAACAAATTACCCAGAAGAGTAGAATGAAGTGCTCCCGATATGTCCTGAGTAGTTTTAATCTCCGAAATCTTTGGAATAATTAAAATATGTACTGGAGCCTGTGGATTGATATCGTGGAAGGCAAGCACCGTTTCCGATTCAAATACAATCTTCGCCGGAATTTCTTTTCTGATAATTTTAGAAAAAATTGTTTCTCCCATAATTAATCCTTTTCTATTTCATATTTCTTAAGTTTATTATAAAGATGACTTCTCTGTATACCTAAAATCTCTGCAGTCCTGCTGATATTCCACCCATTCACTTCTAACTGTTTAACTATAAATGCTTTTTCAGCTTTCTCCTTAAACTCTTGAAAGGAATTACTCACACTTAGTATTTCATCAACATTTGATTTAACAGTTGGTGATACAGAATTTATTTCATTTTCGGTGATTATTTTGCCTGGGCTCAGAATCACAATTCTTTCTATAAAATTTCTCAATTCTCTTACATTACCTTTCCAAGGAAATGATTGAAGAACCTTTATAGCTTCATTTGATATCTCTTTTAAATGAAATCTATTCTTCTCACAAAAAATT
Coding sequences:
- the purD gene encoding phosphoribosylamine--glycine ligase, with the translated sequence MNILLIGSGGREHAIALKLTESKSVKKLYCAPGNPGISEIAEIVNINLNEHKNLIDFCNNYQIDLVVVGPEKPLTDGIADSLTQNNIKVFGPTKSAARIEGEKSFAKNLMKKYNVPTADFIVFNKNQKTEALNYLKVGSYPIVIKADGIAAGKGVIIAKDFHEAESAIVECFETSTFGSAGDTIVVEEFMEGVEASIFAVCDGNDFILLPAAQDHKRIFDGDKGKNTGGMGAYSPTPFVTDEVLEQTAQIIIKPVLRALSEQGSPFIGCLYAGLMLTKNGIKVVEFNCRFGDPETQVVLPLIEGDFASLLYSAASGKIEKDLCKYNGGAAICVVLASGGYPENYVKGKEIVLKSDLTYSTKIIHAGTKISGDKLVTDGGRVLNVVTKTEVNDLKTCKKIVYQEIPKIYFEGMQYRKDISDKAFTVIREAN
- the guaB gene encoding IMP dehydrogenase, which encodes MKNNKIQFEGLTFDDILLIPAKSTVLPRQTEISSFLTRDIVLRIPFLSAAMDTVTESQMAIAMAAQGGIGMIHKNMTIEKQADEVDKVKRSESGMIVNPITLSPEKTIREAELIMRKYHISGIPVVDEKNKLIGILTNRDLRFEPNRDLSVAQLMTKDNLITAPLGTTLAEAEKTLHKYRIEKLPVVDKKGIIKGLITYKDIIKKKKFPNACKDDLGRLRVGAAVGVSKDTFERVEALVAAHVDVITVDTAHGHSEGVIKTIKEIRRKYKNLQLIAGNIVTKEAAIELVNAGVDAVKVGIGAGSICTTRIVAGVGVPQVSAVIEVANALKGKNIPVISDGGIKQTGDVAKAIAAGADTVMMGGMLAGVDETPGEKVLFEGRSFKVYRGMGSLGAMKQGSSDRYFQDMEEDIKKLVPEGIEGRVPYKGSLADTIYQFVGGLRAAMGYCGAKTITDFKTKSRFVKISSAGLRESHPHDVFITEEAPNYQISKKY
- a CDS encoding glycosyltransferase; the encoded protein is MFKVLVLAYYYPPLSLSGVQRTLKFTKYMSQFNWEPTVITTGNVAYFAHDLNMLKEAEDANIRIIRTEAFDINAIMGKKFETVTMPREFVRKTLSSISKAIFIPDNKKSWAKKAYKVASELLRNEKFDIIYTSVPPYSSFLTAAKLKKEFNIPLFVDYRDLWFNSQFSFYPTPYHRIKHKKLEYNALRTADKVVTINRRIKEKMLLTYPFLSYNDVLIIPHGFDQDDFDKNSAIPRNSTKMRITYSGIFYDAITPEYFIKAFKKLSVERPDIAANIELEFIGLLRKEYKRLIAELGLGEYVIDNGYLEHDQVIRRLKSTDVLWFMIGKMKSGDTISTSKLYEYIGTRKPILGCIPEGAASHALQEYQASFIVDPYDIDAIKNELVKINDLFRNNKLPVPPDDVVDKYDRKNLTEQLTKALQFFVKE
- a CDS encoding histidine triad nucleotide-binding protein; this translates as MMGETIFSKIIRKEIPAKIVFESETVLAFHDINPQAPVHILIIPKISEIKTTQDISGALHSTLLGNLFDAANKIAKELNLTESGFRLVINSGPDAGQEVYHLHIHLLAGRKFNWPPG